A single Fundulus heteroclitus isolate FHET01 unplaced genomic scaffold, MU-UCD_Fhet_4.1 scaffold_38, whole genome shotgun sequence DNA region contains:
- the mrvi1 gene encoding inositol 1,4,5-triphosphate receptor associated 1: protein MQQEPELHGTVWEEEREKDEKKEQKEEKEQKQIQAGSQHRLQEARKVEEATTCRERAEVLQERPEAQIKLLRAEDAISDMKKQVCHLQASLKSGQDGAEQKHSGQVPHVHRGDDAERQEAGTAVDPVVRKQRDAAVAVEHEKISTLEPKQTEPQATTGGLLVTLKRIEAMVSSALGMAEVVRQSERKVSQVREKMESITQKAEEEALARSADTRELLETKEECPAQKSPDPCMPRHPETSTISFVDYAGPEQKSSTQLPASAQVPEAPQLSMNGGPRQASGWELQREQKLFPPGFPLKQGGRNLRGPCNFSSPFTSPFLRSGPSLPSVMPTLPEEEEDSPEELDSSSSSPSTSTPAESKAVIMAAPTIVYPQKAVLVQQEGRSLEQARPHSPRARQARNSSGGPITTVDSTGNVIDLVKDPLPELQLSEEDRQKNLELIEQAKMVSDRFLTRRGRRSTSSLTDSPTGLSPPPTPSTSPSSSRSSSVIGPSQTGTTETTNGCPQSVSQHLEVPTGREQSDLKNQDQEDEPSVDYKPVEKRKVSSGTLTPRFAVQKENRDLTRPKSPQAVSKADEVSGRNPNTTPATGVAKPVPRPPTQRAPCTAEIKTIGAFPPLMRAVSWDAVGSINSRTGAPGFPPAVDEVFSDKSRDGVYKSSLYKDLQAQPGSIQKLSKLREEHKLMRNQSIVGCKLPDLSEAAEQEKGPPPSANTSSSEETKEKSDSMPNISDVMLRKLRLHRGLPGCAPPLTEKEVENAFVQLSLAFRNDNYTLETRLKQAERERNLTEEDTEKELEEFKGSLKMTAPQWQNMEQRDAYERLIETVAVLYRLTTRLSSRAEIVGAVRQEKRMNKATEVMMQYVENLRRTYEKDHAELMEFKKLANQNSNRCYGAAVDAGDDGVPRSSRSMSLTLGKALPRRRVSVAVVPKFNLLNIPGQSPAAAGPGSNVGLTPGPALPVLCEAADAKSSTPTEAVQPAGECGKSGTEPESEPVKPPVNLEEIRAEIRAEIKAKIEEEAYNKGYQEGLKYSKVLLEEKEAEEMDAEKLLELKHKDEESGKRYKSSRRMEEVLVLLSRFCPSISVSRRLLWVVLMLFVVMCVLISIFTFFSDYYNRREDT, encoded by the exons GCAGCAAGAGCCTGAGCTGCACGGGACTGTGTGGGAGGAGGAACGGGAGAAAGACGAGAAGAAGGAGcagaaggaggagaaggagcagaaGCAGATCCAGGCTGGGAGTCAGCATCGGCTACAGGAGGCCAGGAAGGTGGAAGAGGCGACAACCTGCAGAGAACGCGCTGAGGTGTTACAGGAGCGACCTGAGGCACAAATAAAGCTCCTGCGAGCGGAGGATGCCATCAGTGACATGAAAAAGCAGGTCTGTCACCTGCAGGCCTCTCTGAAATCTGGACAGGACGGTGCTGAGCAAAAACACAGCGGTCAAGTTCCTCACGTTCATAGGGGAGATGACGCAGAGAGACAGGAAGCAGGCACAGCGGTGGACCCAGTGGTGAGGAAGCAGAGGGATGCAGCCGTGGCCGTTGAGCATGAGAAGATCTCAACCttagagccaaaacaaaccGAGCCACAGGCGACCACAGGTGGGCTCCTGGTGACCCTGAAGAGGATCGAAGCGATGGTCAGCAGCGCCCTCGGGATGGCGGAGGTGGTGAGGCAGAGCGAGAGGAAGGTGAGCCAGGTGAGAGAAAAGATGGAAAGCATCACTCAgaaggcggaggaggaggcTTTGGCTCGATCAGCCGACACCAGGGAGCTGCTGGAGACCAAGGAGGAATGTCCAGCACAG AAGTCCCCAGATCCCTGTATGCCACGTCATCCTGAAACAAGCACAATAAGCTTTGTAGATTATGCCGGACCTGAGCAGAAAAGCAGTACACAACTTCCTGCTTCAGCTCAAGTCCCAGAGGCTCCACAGCTGTCCATGAATG GTGGCCCAAGACAAGCCAGCGGCTGGGAG CTCCAGCGAGAGCAGAAACTCTTCCCGCCCGGGTTTCCATTAAAACAAGGCGGCCGTAACTTGAGGGGACCCTGTAACTTCTCCAGCCCTTTCACCTCCCCGTTCCTCCGCTCTGGGCCCTCTCTGCCCTCCGTCATGCCCACTCTgcctgaggaagaggaggactcTCCTGAGGAACTGGACAGTTCATCCAGCTCCCCCAGCACA TCTACACCAGCCGAAAGCAAAGCCGTCATCATGGCCGCCCCCACCATCGTCTACCCGCAGAAGGCCGTCCTTGTCCAACAAGAGGGACGCTCCCTTGAGCAGGCCAG GCCACACAGTCCCAGAGCTCGCCAGGCCAGAAACTCCTCTGGAGGACCCATCACCACAGTTG ACAGCACCGGTAATGTGATTGACCTGGTGAAGGACCCACTTCCGGAGCTTCAGCTCTCTGAGGAGGATCGGCAGAAGAACCTGGAGCTTATCGAACAGGCCAAGATGGTCAGCGACCGCTTTCTGACCCGCCGGGGGCGACGATCCACCAGCAGCCTCACCGACTCACCCACAG gtcTCTCTCCACCTCCAACACCATCAACGTCACCATCCTCGTCAAGAAGCAGCTCTGTCATTGGTCCGTCTCAGACTG GAACCACAGAGACCACAAATGGCTGCccacagtcagtcagtcag CATTTAGAGGTGCCAACAGGGAGAGAGCAGTCTGATTTAAAGAACCAGGATCAGGAG GATGAGCCGTCGGTGGACTATAAGCCCGttgagaaaagaaaagtgtcCTCTGGAACCCTAACGCCTCGCTTCGCTGTTCAGAAGGAGAACCGTGACCTGACCAGGCCTAAGAGTCCTCAGGCAGTCAGCAAAGCCGATGAGGTTTCAGGCCGAAACCCAAACACGACCCCAGCCACAGGGGTGGCCAAGCCTGTCCCCAGACCCCCTACTCAGCGGGCCCCCTGCACAGCGGAGATCAAAACTATTGGTGCTTTCCCTCCGCTGATGAGGGCTGTGTCGTGGGATGCCGTTGGCAGCATTAATTCAAGAACTGGAGCCCCTGGTTTCCCACCAGCAGTCGACGAGGTTTTCTCAGATAAATCCAGAGACGGTGTGTACAAGTCCTCATTGTACAAGGATCTGCAAGCCCAACCAGGCAGCATCCAGAAACTGTCCAAACTTAGAGAG GAGCACAAGCTGATGCGTAACCAGAGTATAGTTGGCTGCAAGTTACCGGACCTGAGTGAAGCTGCTGAGCAGGAAAAAG GACCTCCACCTTCTGCAAATACCAGCAGCAGCGAGGAGACAAAGGAGAAGTCTGACTCCATGCCAAACATTTCAGATGTGATGCTGAGAAAACTCAGACTTCACCGAGGTCTGCCAGGCTG tgCGCCCCCGCTCACCGAGAAAGAAGTTGAG AATGCATTCGTCCAGCTCTCGCTTGCATTTCGCAACGACAACTACACCCTGGAGACGCGGCTCAAGCAAGCCGAGAGGGAGAGGAACCTGACGGAGGAAGACACGGAGAAAGAGCTGGAGGAGTTCAAAGGCTCCCTGAAG ATGACTGCACCGCAGTGGCAGAACATGGAGCAGCGGGATGCCTACGAACGGCTCATAGAGACGGTGGCGGTGCTGTACCGACTGACAACGAGGCTCTCCAGCAGAGCAGAGATAGTTGGAGCGGTTCGGCAG GAGAAACGTATGAACAAAGCCACTGAGGTGATGATGCAATATGTGGAAAATCTAAGAAGGACATATGAGAAGGACCACGCAGAGCTGATGGAGTTTAAGAAACTGGCTAACCAGAACTCAAACCGCTGTTATGGAGCAGCCGTAGACGCTGGAG ACGACGGGGTTCCACGGTCATCAAGATCCATGTCCCTCACCCTTGGAAAG GCCTTGCCCAGACGCAGGGTGAGCGTGGCAGTGGTGCCTAAGTTTAACCTCCTCAACATCCCGGGTCAGAGCCCAGCAGCTGCCGGCCCAGGTTCAAACGTGGGTCTCACACCGGGTCCTGCTCTTCCTGTCCTG TGTGAAGCAGCTGATGCGAAAAGCAGCACTCCCACAGAAGCGGTTCAACCGGCAGGAGAGTG TGGAAAGAGTGGGACGGAGCCGGAAAGCGAGCCCGTCAAGCCACCAGTCAACTTGGAGGAGATCAGAGCTGAGATCAGAGCCGAGATCAAGGCGAAGATCGAGGAGGAAGCGTACAATAAAGG